From the Anaeromyxobacter dehalogenans 2CP-1 genome, the window ACCTGCTCAAGGACGGCGCCATCCAGCGCCTCACCGACTTCACCACTGGGCTCACCAGCCCGGCGGTCGCGCCCAAGGCGCGCGGCGTCCTCGCCGCCACCTTCAACGGCGGCCTGTTCCGCATGGTGGAGGTGCCGCGGGTCGCGTGGCTGGAGGAGCCGCCCACGCCGGTGGCGCCGCCGGCGGGCGACGTGCTGGAGATCCCGTCCGCCGACTTCCCGGACTCGGTGCCCTCGTACCGCGCCACCTCCATCCGCAACTGGCGGCCGGAGGGCGGGTTCGTCTACGGCGGCGGCGCCGGCAGCAACGTGGCCGGCCGGGCCGCGGTGCTCTTCTCCGACCTGCTGCGCGACCACGTGCTGTTCGTGGACCTGTCGATCTACGGCTCGTTCGACTACACGCAGGCGATGGTGCTGTACGAGAACCGGTCGCGGCGCCTGAACTGGGCGCTGGGCGGGTTCCACTTCGTCCAGCAGCAGATCGACCGGCTCGACTACAACCTCGCATACTACCAGCGCGACTTCGGCCTGGTGGGCGCGCTCCGCTACCCGCTCGACCGGTTCCGCCGCGTCGAGCTGGAGCTCACCGTCGGCGGCGTGCAGCGCTACTGCCTCACCGACTTCTCCGGCGCCGGGTTCCTCGTCTGCAAGGGGATCCAGCTCCAGGGCGGCGTCTACCGCGACACCGCCGACTGGGAGCGCCAGAACGGCGGCGTGAACCTCACCGTCAACCCGGCGGTCCGCTACGGCTTCGACACCATCCGGTACGACGCGTACACCGGTCCGCTCGCCGGCAGCTCGCTGCTGCTCGAGCTGGGCGGCGGCTACCTGCCGGGGCGGAGCGCGGTGCACGGGTCGGCGCGGCTCGACGCGCAGAAGTACTGGCAGCTGGTGGGCCGCTCCAACTTCTCGTTCCGCTTCGCGGGCGGCACCACCTTCGCGCCGAGCGGGAAGAGCGAGGTCTGGCAGCGGAGCTGGTGGCTCACCTCCGGCGACAACCTGCGCGGCTTCTCGCCGTTCGACCTCGCCTACCTCATCGGCCAGCACTACTACGTCGTGAACGCCGAGCTGCAGTTCCCGCTCGACCCGCTCATCCGCCTGCTCATCTTCGACTACCTGGAGGGCGTGGCCGCGCTCGACTTCGGCAGCGTGTTCAACCGCTTCGAGGACCGGGTGGACGCCTCCGGCGCCATCCTCGAGCCGGGCGCCTGGGAGTCGCGCACGCTCACCGGCGTGCTGGGCGTGAACGTGCTGTTCGGCCCGCTGCTCCTGCGCGTCCACTTCGGCCACCCGTTCGACATCGGCGGCATCAAGACCCCGGCGATGCAGGAGGGGACGAAGTGGGTGACGAACGTGACGCTCCGGTACTTCTTCATGTGACGACGGCTCGAACGCGGGGCGGCGCGGGCCTGCATCATCCCGCGCCGCCGCCGCGCCTCGCCGGTCGCGTGCCTACCCCGCCGCCTCGGCCGCGACGACCGCCAGCGGGGTCGGTGCCCCCGGCGCCTTGATCCGCTCCACCAGCCGCTCGAAGGCTGCCGGGTTCGCGCGCAGCCACTCCGCCGCGCGCTCGCGACCCTGCCCGATCCGCTCGCCATCCATCGAGAAGTGCGCGCCGGACTTCTCCACCGCCCCGCGCTCGACGCCGAGGTCCACCGCCTCGCCGAAGCGGTCCACGCCCACCCCGTAGCGGATGTCGAACTCGGCCTCGCGGAACGGGGGCGCGACCTTGTTCTTCACCACCTTCACCCGCGTGCGGCTCCCCACCACCGCGTCGCCCTCCTTCACCTGGCCGATGCGCCGGATGTCCATGCGCACCGAGGCGTAGAACTTGAGCGCGTGGCCGCCGGTGGTGGTCTCCGGGTTCCCGAACATGACCCCGATCTTCATCCGGATCTGGTTGATGAAGACGACGAGGGTCTGGTTGCGCGAGACGACGCCGGTGAGCTTCCGGAGCGCCTGGCTCATGAGCCGCGCCTGCACGCCCATGTGCGCGTCGCCCATCTCGCCCTCGATCTCGGCCTTGGGGACGAGCGCCGCCACCGAGTCCACCACGATGACGTCGCAGGCGCCGGAGCGGACGAGCTGCTCGGCGATCTCCAGCGCCTGCTCGCCGGTGTCCGGCTGCGACACGAGCAGCTCGCCCAGGTTCACGCCCAGCTTTCGGGCGTAGCCCACGTCGAGCGCGTGCTCGGCGTCGAGAAAGGCGGCCACCCCGCCCGCCTTCTGCGCCTCGGCGATGGCGTGCAGCGCGAGCGTGGTCTTGCCCGACGACTCCGGCCCGAAGATCTCCACCACGCGGCCGCGAGGGAGCCCGCCCACGCCGAGCGCCAGGTCGAGCCCGATGGAGCCGCTCGGCACCACCGGCATCGCCGCCGGCTCCTCCGCCTCCCCCAGCCGCATGATGCTGCCCTTCCCGAAGCTCTGAACGGATCACCGCGTCCGATCGCTCCGCCTCCGCCGCCGCTCGTGCCACCCGACGTCACCACGCCGTTCACCTCCAGCCAACCGTCCGGGAAGAGGAGGATCTCGCCGCCCGGCCCCACGAGCCACTCCAGGATCCTGCGCCACGACGCCTTGACGTTCTCGTAGACGGCGGCCTCCTCTGCGTCACGGGGGGCACCGAAGGCGCTGTCCGGCCAGCCGTACGAGAGGCCCTCGCGGATCTTCTCGACCGTCTGTTCCATCTCCTCCTCGTTGATCGGTGCCGCCTCGGCCGCGGCCATCCGCGCGTGGGCAGCGTCCCGAGCCGCCTCCGCCGCGTTCTGCTGCGCCCGGATGCCCTTCAACTCCGCCTCGAAGATGCGCTCGCGCACCTGCCCGAGCGTCCGCATGTGGACGAGCGTCCGCTCCTGCCGGTCCAGGGTGCGGAGCTTCTTCTCGGCGGCGGCGACCTCCTGCTTCGCATCGTCACGCCCGGCTCGCGAGCGCTCCGCCTCGGCCTGCCTCCGCAGCCCCTCCCGCACGATCCTCGGATCGGAGAAGGCCCTGGTCAGCGAGGCCACGAGTCGCGCGTCCACGTCCGCGACAGCGATGCGCGGCTTCCCCCGCCCGCACCCGCGCGGGCAGAAGTACTTCCGCTCCCGGCGCCCGTCTCCGCCACCCGACAACGCTGCGTAGATGCGCGGCCGCACTCGCCACACGAGGCGAGCTTGCGCAGCAGGGTGAACACCTTCGGCCGCGGACCCGAGAGCTTGTTGTTCAGCGTGAGCTGGGCGATGGCCCGCCGCTGCGTCACCTGATCCACGATGGGTTCGAGCTGGGTCGTGGCGCCGTACGTCGTGTAGCGCCCCACCGCGCCCGGCGAGTGGATGAGATGCGCCACCGTGCGCTTCAGCCACCGCCGATCCCCTCTGCCCAGCGGGCTCGGGATCCCCTTCGCGTTGAGCACCTCCGCGATCTCCCTGAGCGACATGCCGGCGAGGCACATCTCGAAGATCGACCGGTAGACCTCGGCGCGCTCCGGGTCGAGCGTCCACCCGTGCATCTTGTCGAAGCGCCGGCCGTACGGCGGAAACCCGATGATGAGGCGCCCCTCCTGCGCTGCCCGCCGCTTCCCGGCCACCGTACGCTCCACGATCTTCCGGCGCTCCTCCGCTGCGCCCTCTGCCCGGACGATGGCCAAGATCCGGCCGGTCATCGTGCGCGGGTCCGTGATGGATCCATCGGCCTCCACGATGACAGCGTGGGCGCGGCGGATGATGCCGAAGACAGCCTCCTGCTCGTCGGGGTCGGCGTGCCGAGTCAGGCGATCGAGATGCCGGACCCGCACCTCATCGAAGCCGACTTCGTCCGCGAGCTGGGCGAGCCGCCGGATGTCCGGCCTGTCCGCGGTGGCCTTGGCGCCGCTCACGGCGAACTCGATCGTCTCCACGAGCATCCCGGGCCGGGCGAGACGCAGGCGCTTCAAGGCGGCGCGCTGGTCCTCGGGCGTGTCTCGGTCCGCCTGAGCGGAGGTGGACACCCTGATCAGCTCTATGAACCTCGGCCCCGTGCTCGGGGCGGTCGCGATCGTCACGATGCACCTCCGTCGTTCTGGCCCTTCCCCCAGCGCGCCTGCGCTCCCTTGCGGCCGGCGCCCGAGCGAACGGCGGCACGGATCGCCTGAACAACCTCCGGCCCGCGCACACGAGATGCAACCGCGAGCGGCAGGATCTCACCGCCCGCGCGTACCGCGACCGCAACGGCGTGAAGGCGCTGCCGCCCTCGCGCGAGCAGCGCCGGCATGACGCGGCGGTGGAGGGTGCGCTCTCCGTCGCGGCCCTCCTCGTCATCATCGCGATCGGGGTGCCCTGGCTGCTCGCGAAGCTGGCTGGGCGCGCCGTCCCGACGTCGGTGTAGCCGCAGCCCCGGCCGCGGCGCTGGACGACCAGCGGGAGAGGATCGCTCCGCCGGCCGGCTAGAAGCGTCGTCGGGTTGGCTCGCTTCGAGACGGCGCGTTAGGATGCGCACCGTGCGCGACCTCGACGTTCGCCTTGCGCTACATGAGACGGTACTCGCGCGGCATCGCGACGACCCGGAGACGATCGTCATCGACGAGTTCGGGTTGAACTGGGGCGTGGTCCGCGTGGACGTCGCGGTCGTGAACGGGACCATCCACGGCTACGAGATCAAGAGCGACTCGGACACGCTCGACCGGCTTCCCGTGCAGGCCGAGATGTACGGCCGCGTCCTCGACCGAGTCACCCTGGTCGCCGGCCGCCACCTCGCGGCTGCAGAGCGGCAGGTGCCGGACTGGTGGGGGCTCTGTGAGGCCATCGAGGTCGCGCCCGGGCAGGTAAGGCTCCGGTCCGTCCGGCGCGCCCGGTCGAACCGGAACCTCGACCTGAAGGCCGTCGCGATGCTGCTGTGGCGCGACGAGGCCCTGGCCATCTTGGAGGAGATGGGCTGCGCGGCAGGGCTCAGAGGCAAGCCCCGCCGCGCTCTCTACGGCGCCCTCGTGGAGCGCCTTAGTTCGACGCAGCTCCGCTCGCGGGTGCGGCGGGCACTGAAGCGCCGAGGGCCAGCTTGGAGAGCTGGTCCACCACGAACGTGATGTGGTGGTTGGTCGCGACCCGCCGCCACGTCTCGTGGTTGCCCGACCCGACGGTCCCGCTGGCGCACGCCGCGATGTAGTCGTCGCCCGCGCTGAACGCCGACCCGCAGTACGCCGGGTGCTTGACCACCAGCTTGCTCAGCGCGGTGAACTGGCCGAAGCCGTAGTTCTTGACGTTCCGGCCGCGGAAGATGACCCACTCGTCATCGCTCGTGTACCGGATGCTGGCGCTGATGAGGATGACGCGCGGGTCCAGCTCCTGGAGGTCCCAGTGCGCGACGGCGTAGTCGCCGTAGGTGGGCCGTCTCGGGAGGGAGCCGAGGGCCTTCCAGAGCGCCCACTCCGCGCGAGGCAGCGTGTGGACCCCGGGTGCGATGCCGCTCAGGTTCAACGGGAACGCCGTGGCGACGATGGTGAACGTCCGCCACGCCTTCAGGTTCGGGACCTTGCCGATGGCGCTCGCCGCCAACGCGGCGTTCACGGTCGTCTTGTTGGCCGACACGTCCTGCATGTCGATGACGACGTCAGCCGTCTTCTGCGTGACGCCGGTGGCCAGCAGCGCCTTGCTCACGGCCACCGGGAACGCGGGCGCCATCACCGCGTCGAGGCCCTCCCGCAGGCAGACGCCCCGCCGGTCCTTCTTGTGGATGCCGGCCGCGGCCTGGAGGATGTCCTGGGTCGCGCCGGTCGAGATGACCGGGATGGCGAGGATGGCCGCCGCACGGAGCCGGTCGAAGAGCCCGGTGAGCGTGGCCCCCGTCGCCTGGTTCGGCGGCAGGAGGCGGATGTCCACGAAGACGGGGTGGGCCGTGCCCCAACTCGACTTCATCTCCGCGATGGCGTCGTCCAGGTGCTTGGACAACGTCTTCTTGGCGGCGCCGGTCTCGGGGTCGGTGGGGACGGGAACGACCTCGACCAAGGGCGTGCAGGCCGCCTTCACGGCGGGGTCGAGGTCCTTCAACGCGCGCGCCTCCCCGCGCTTCCACTTCAGGACCGGGACGTAGTGCTGCTCGGAGAACTCCATGTTGAACTTCTGATCTGCTTCCATAAGCTACTCTCCTCATTAAGGACGCTGGTGCGCGGCTTACACCCAGCGCGAAATGCGCGGGTGGGCCCACACCGGATTTCGGCCGCGGGACTAAGTGTTCGCGCCTGCGGTCGATTCAGGCGAAACGCGCAGTCTTCCCGTTCTCGGCAGGCCAGTGTCCGTGCCGTTCCAGGCAGCCGCTTGTTCCGGGGTCCTTGACGAGGAAGGCGGAAAGTACGAAATTCCGCCCGTTCACCCCACGTCGTCGGATCGAGACTGGGCTGCTGATGTCTCCGAGGGCCTGCGGCTGCAACCGCGGGCCCTCACCGTCTTCCCTGCTACTAGTTCCTCTTCATCACCACCTCGCACTGATGTTGCCGCGAGCAGAATTCGCCGCGACCATGGGACAAGATGCTCCCGTCCTGTCGGAGCCGGTGCAGCGCAACTCGCACGGCGGAGCCGGCGCGCGGGAGTCCCAGCGCGCGTGCGATCGTAGACGGCGAGAAGGTTTCGTCAGGGTGCTCGTCCAAGAGTTTGACGATCTGGGTCGCGACGGAGACCTCCCGGGCAGCACCACCTCCGAACGCACGAGATGGATGGTAGAGCACCTCCACGTCTCGCGCCGAGAGTGCGGGAAGCTCCTTGGACACGACAGCGGGCTCCTGAGCCCGATCTTCGCCGTGGAGCAGCGCGTCGAGTTGACGCTCCAGTCGCGCCACCTCGTCTCGCGCCTTCGCGATCTGCATCGACAACTCGATGACCTGCTCACGTCGCCCCATGGTGAAGTCGATACTAAGCCCCGTAACGTTACAGTCAATCTGAGAAACGTTCCGCGTAACACGTCCAGCTCGAAAACCCCTCTGCCGTCAAGAGGTTGCGCAGGATCGCGGCATGTTGTCGCGGACGTAACTCGTTACCGGACTCCTGGACACTCCGAGCACCTGCGCGCCAGGTACACTGGCTGGTTCACATCTAACCACGATGGTCTGACATCGAGGGAGGGCGGCGCCGTAAGTCCATCGAACTGCTGCAGATTTTAGCCCCGCTTCGGTCGACTTCATCACGCAGGGTGATGGTGCCGTCTGGGCTCGTGTCGGCGCGCCCGACAAGCAGCGCCCAGAGCACCTGGTGCGGGTCGCGCCCGCGGCAGAGGTCGGCCGCGATCTCCCACAGCTCCTCTGCTCCCAGCGTGCGACGTTCACCGCCGACGGCGCCGTCGTGGGCAGCGCCGTCGGGAACACCAGCTCGGTCTTCTTCGCCTTCATGGCGCCGAGCGTGGAACGACCAGCCGGAGCGGGAACCCGCGCGCGGGAATCCGTGCTGCCCTTCCCGAACTGCTTCTCGATGCCGGCCACGGCATGGCCCAGCGCCTTCCACTTCTCGCTCAGCTTGCTCACGTCCTGCCTCGCTTCTCCCGCCGGCGGCGGGGGTGGTGCCGCCCGCGGGCGGCGTGGATCACAGGAGCGGGCGGTCCAGCGCGCGGTACTGGATCGCCTCGGCCACGTGCGCCGCCTTCACGGCCTCGTCGCCCTCCAGGTCGGCGATGGTGCGCGCCACCCGCAGCACCTTGTCGTGCGCCCGGGCGGACAGCCCGAGCCGCGCCACCGCGTCGTCGAGCAGGCGCCGCCCCGCCGCGTCCGGCGCGCAGATCCGGCGCAGCGCCGCGCCGCGCAGCCGCGCGTTCACCGGCGCGGTGCGGGGCCGGCCCGCGCCGCCTGCCGCTCGCGGGCCCGCGCCACGCGCGCCCGCACCTCGGCGCTCGGCACCCCGGGCGCGCCGCCGGACAGGAGCGCGGGCGGCACCGCCGGCACGTCCACGTGCAGGTCGATGCGGTCGAGCAGCGGGCCGGAGATCCGGCGCCGGTACGTCACCAGCTCGTGCGCGGTGCAGTGGCAGGCGCGGGTGCGATCGCCGTGGTGGCCACACGGGCACGGGTTCATCGCCGCCACCAGCATCACCTGCGACGGGTAGGTGACCGAGCGTCCCGCGCGCGCGATGCACACCTCCCCGTCCTCCAGCGGCTGGCGCATCGCCTCGAGCACGTGCCGCCGGAACTCGGGGAGCTCGTCGAGGAACAGGACCCCGTGGTGCGCGAGGGAGATCTCGCCGGGCCGCGGCGCGCTGCTGCCGCCCACCAGCCCGGCGTCGGAGATGGAAGCGTACCGCCTTCGCGGAGCAGCTTCGCGAGGCCTGCGCCGCGATGGCGGGATTCCTCTGCCTTCTAGCGACGACCGCTACGACTGCGTTGGCCGTGAGCGCGTCGACTTCGTGGTCGCGGACGTGGCCACATCCATCGCAGATTCGCTGATGACTGGCGCTACGGTCGATGCGATGGTGCTCAGTCTCTTGCAGTGCGTCATCGACGCCCGGAGGCGAGTGCCTTCACAAGACGTCGCGACGTCCTAGTCATGTCGATGTGTCCCTGGCGAGTATTCGTTCCCGCTGCACGGGACCCGGCGGGGAAACCAGCACGAACTACTGTGGCCTGGTCGCAGACTGCTTGCCAGCATCCTCGTCGAGGGACGTGAACCACACATCGAGGTTCTGCTTGATCTGTAGGAGCGACACTAGGAGCAGAACGATAGTGCCACCCGCGAACGACAGGCACGCTGCCGCCGCCCACCAGCGCGGGATAAGCCCAACCGTCAACTGAAGCGCTGACGTTACAAGAGCGGCAAGGATGGAGAAGAACAAGAGATGACTTAGCCGCCTCAGCGGTGCGTAGTGTGACTCGGTGTGTCCGAACGCTCGAGCCCGTTCCGCGTGCTCCTTGTAGGCGGCGGAGTCGTACAGCCCCTCCTTCATCTTCACGAGCACGAACGTCTTCAGCGACAGCATGAAGCCGCCGATTGTTAGGAATCCGGCGAAGAAGCTACCGCGCATGTTCTTCGTAAAGAACTCGAAGACTGGGTCAACTTGCCCAGAACCAGGCGCCGGCAGAGCGTGATGGAACCACCACGCGGCGACTGCCGCCGGCAGAGCGCCCACCGCAAACACGCCAAAGACGAACACCCAGACGAACAGGGACCGCATCACTGCACCTCAAAGATGTCCTTGTTCTTCTTCGCCGCGTCCAACAGCGCCTTGATCATCGCCGACTTCGCAAACTCTTCGACCTTCAGGTTCATCGTCTTAGCTGCTTGGCCGAACTCGACGTCGCCGAACTTCTCGTAGTTGTTCAGCAGGTTGATGATCTGCTCGTGTCCATCTTCGTCGTCGCCCACGATTCTACCCTTCGCGTCGGACAAACCCTTCAACACGGAGAGTACCGCAGCCTTCACCTTGCTCTGGCTCTTGTCTCGGTCGAAGACGTACTCCTCTCGCGCGAGCGTGATGAGGTCCTTCATGACAGGAGCAAACAAGGGCGCTTGCTGAGCCTTTAGAGCGCCGAAGTCAATGCGGAGCCGCTTCACACGACTCATCGCCTCGACCAGTTCGGGGACGTCCTCGTTACGAACGAGTTGGGTCAGCTTCAGCCTGCTCGACAGCCCCGCCCGAATGGTCTTCTTCTTCTTCTCGGTGACCTCGCCGCTGGCCTCGGCTGCCGAGATCGCGCTCTCAACCTCGCGCCGCACCAGCTGCTTGAGGTGATGGTCGAGGTACTCGCCGAACTTACGAACCCCCATCGACTGATGGTAGTGCTGGTACAGACCTCGACGCGTCGCCTCGTTGATCACGAAGAAGTTGAAGTCGATGACGGCGCGTCCAGCGGCGACCTCTCTGACTTCGATGACCAGGTTCTCCTTGGCGAGTTCGCACACCTGCCGCTGATCCTTGGTCGACAGGACTAGGCCAACGAAATAGCCGTCCTTCTTCGCTACGCGGATGATCCGGTCATAGAGCGCAAACCGCGCTGGCGAAGCCTTCTGGAGGAAGGTGGTCAACTCCGGAAGGCCCAGCGGCCCTTCACCCTCGAGCGCGAATCCAAGATACCGAATCTTCACATGTCCTCCGCTAGGCGAGAGGGTGCCGACATCCGGCGGCAATATACCGGGCGAACCGCTCTCGGAGTAAACGTCTCCACTGGAACGATGACGTCTCTCGGCTACGGCAGAACGCGAAGTCCCTGCGATGTGACCCCAATGTGTGTCCGACCGTGCGCCCGACAGCGTCAGCTGTCGCCTGTTCACGGTACGTCGCGGCGACGCTGGGTGAGACGGTTGACGGTCCGCGCGGAGACGCTGCTACCGCCACGCACACGCCGCGACAGCGAGACGTCACCCCCACTCGGCCCCACGTTCAACTCTCCCGGGGCTCCATGACCAGGACCACGGTTGCGCTGGTCGCCGCGCTCGCTGCTGCTCCGCTGCTGGTGCCGACGGCCGCTGACGCGGGCACCCACGTCCGCGGCTACTACCGGAAGAACGGGACGTACGTCGCGCCGCACTACCGGAGCTCGCCGGGCTCGGGCGCCGTCCGCAGCCACCCGCCGCGGACGTACCGGCGAACGCCGACGCCCTCGTACACGCCGCGCGATCATCACGGGAAGGTCAAGCGGAGCAGCTCGGCGAAGGCCGCGTTCCGGCGTTCGCACCCCTGCCCATCGACGGGCCGCAGCTTGGGCGCGTGCCCGGGCTACGAGGTGGACCACGTGACGCCGCTCGCCTGCGGTGGCTCGGACGCCGCCTCGAACATGCAGTGGCTCACCACGCGAGAGAACCGGCGCAAGGGTGCCGCGGGCTGCCGGCGCTGACGCGCCTGATGGTCGGTTCGGTCACGACGGGCCGACGCCACGCACATCGCCGCACAGCAGTTGCCTACCCCTGCGCGGAAGCGATCCCTTACACTCGGTCCGCCTCGCGCGCCGGGTCGTTGAGCGGCCACACCCCCCGGACCGTTTCGGCCCCGCGCGCGCTGGCACCTGCCGCAGATCGCGGCCGGGTGATTGCGGCGCCCGACCCCGCAGCGCGTCGTGCAGTAGGTCGCGCTTCCATGCGCGCAGGTTCACTTCACCGCTTTCCCTTTGTTCGCAGAGGCTGCCCGATGGCCTCCTCAGACGGTCGTCCCGCCTGTTCACGTATTAAGGGCGTGGCCGTTTCTGACGAGTGCTCAGGAACGGTAACAAGCATCCCTCGGCGCGGAGGCGGCGCGGGTAGCGCCATGCCCGGCAGCACCAAGGTGCCACCGGCGGGCGGCGTGGTTTCGGTAATTTCGACGCCGGGATAGTCGACCCGCCGCCCGGCAAAGATGTCTGACGCGGATACGATCTGAAGCCGAGGGTACTTGCGCCCGGTATGAGGGTCTTTCCACATGCCCGCACGCGCCGCCTCGACCCGCATCTCCTGCGTCGGATCCTGCATCGTGACAAGCACGCCCATCGCGGCCTTTTCTCGCTGAACTGTGCCGTGAAGTTCTCGTACGTTGGCTGGCGTAACTGTGCGTCCGCCCTTCACGGAGACAACAATTTCGTAGACTCGCCCGTCAGCGCGGAACTTGATCATCCCGTCGATTCCGCGATCGCGTCCGCGCCTGCCCTCGCGCCGTCCCGGGACACCACCTACTGGGTGCGCACCGATCCGATGCACGGCCCACCACTGGAATTGGTACTTATCCGTCTCGGCCAGATCCCGGGCGCTCTCCAGGTCCTGCGGCTCGCCAGCAAGTTCGTACTGAATCCCAGGGAACCCGCTCGCGAGCCGGTCTCTGATCACCCGGATCGCCAAGTACGTCACATCGATACCGATCCATTCACGGCCTAGGCGCTGAGCCGCTTCCACCGCGGTGCCGCACCCGCAAAAAGGATCAAGAACAACGTCGCCGGGACAGGAGGAGGTCGCGATGATGCGCTCGAGCAGTGCGAGCGGTTTTTGTGTCGGGTACCCCAGTCGCTCCGCTGCCTGGGAGTTCACGGGAGGGATATCGTCCCAGAGGCTTTGAACCTTCACGCCCTTCGACTCATCGAGATACATCTTCAGGCGAAGTTGACCGCCGCGTTTCGTCGGGAAATGGAGGCGCCCGGCGGTGTCGTACTGCCGCATCCTCTCCGGATCGCAGGACCACCCGTTACGATGCGGCTGGTACGTCACCCCGTTGCTCGCGTGATACGCGTAGTGCAGGTTCGGCCGCGGCTTCGGGCTCCGCAGCGTGACCGACTGCCAGACGCGACCGTCCTCGTCCTTCCCGCTAAAGCGCTTCGCCGCGTACTCCGCCGTGAACGGGCGATACTGACAGTGGAACTGGTACTCGGGAGATCGCGTGTAGAACAAGATGGTGTCGGTTACCGCACCGAAGTTTCGCCGCGGGTCACCGTGGCTGTGCGTTCGCTTCCATATGATCTCGTTTCGGAATTGCTCTGGACCGAAGATGGCGTCCATGAGCAGTTTCAAATAGTGGCTGGCGGTCGGATCGCAGTGCAAGTAGATGGAGCCGCTCCGTGCGAGCACGCGCCGCAACTCGATCAACCGAGGCGCCATCATCACCAGATACGCCGCCATGTCACTTCTCTGCGGAAGCGCCTTGTAGAACGCTTCGATCAGCACGGACACCGCAGGCGGGATACCGTGGTTCACGGAGTCTGGCCCGGTCAGCTCCTCGTATGTCTCCTGCGCCTGCTGGTCCCAGTGCCAGCAATCCTCAAACGCCCGGAGTTGCGCGACTGACGACGAGAGGTCGTGCTCCTTGAAGAGCACGTTGTAGTCCTGGTTGGAGTTGAAGGGAGGGTCGAGGTACACGAGATCGACGCACTCATCCGGAACGAACTCGCGCAGCATTGGCAGGTTGTCGCCGTAATAGAGCTTTCCGGGTCGCATAAATTACGCCTATCACTCAGCGTAATCCGTTCTCAAACTTATCGACCGATTCCAGGCGATATCGCTAACGGCGCGAGACGCCGAGGCGCTCGAGGTTCCGCCTGCGCGCCCGGGCGATCCCGCACTCCGGCGAGCAGGTCCGGGCGCGCCGCCGCATTAGCTCGCGCAGGCCGCGCGCGCGGCGCCGCTCGAGCGCCTCGCCCCACCCGACGCCGCACTCGGAGCAGCTCCACGCCGCCCCGCGTGGCTCCCGGATCCGGACGCGCTTCGCGCGCGCCCAGCGCGCCTCGGCGAGCCGGCGGGCACGGGCCCTCGAGCAGGTCGGGGAGCAGGTCCTCGCCGCGATCGTCAGCGGCGGGAGGCCGGCCCGCCGGCGGCGCCGGTCGGCCGTCGTCCACGGGCACCGGCACTCGGAGCAACGCCACCAGGAGGGCACGAGGACAGCCTACGCGATTGTGGCGGGCATGCGATCGACTCTAGGTGTTCTCACTGGTTGTCAGACCCTCATGGATCCGTGTCCGCACCCGCAGGAGGAGGAGATCACCATGTCGAACTCGAAGAAGCTGATCGTGGCCGGGTACGTCGCGGAGATGTTCACGCGGACGGACGTTCCGACGCTGGGCGGATCGGTGACGCTCAAGGGCTTCCGGTGCAAGATGTGCGACCTCACCGTGCTAGCGGAAACGAAGGAGCAGGTTCCGCCGCATGAGTGCGACCGCGGATCGGTGCTCTAGGTGGACCCGCTCGTCCTGCTCCTCGCGGTCCCGGTCGGGCTCGCGCTGACCTGGGTGTCGTTCTACGTGGCGGCGCACGCCGTGCTCAAGGCGTGGCGCCGGT encodes:
- a CDS encoding recombinase family protein, which codes for MTIATAPSTGPRFIELIRVSTSAQADRDTPEDQRAALKRLRLARPGMLVETIEFAVSGAKATADRPDIRRLAQLADEVGFDEVRVRHLDRLTRHADPDEQEAVFGIIRRAHAVIVEADGSITDPRTMTGRILAIVRAEGAAEERRKIVERTVAGKRRAAQEGRLIIGFPPYGRRFDKMHGWTLDPERAEVYRSIFEMCLAGMSLREIAEVLNAKGIPSPLGRGDRRWLKRTVAHLIHSPGAVGRYTTYGATTQLEPIVDQVTQRRAIAQLTLNNKLSGPRPKVFTLLRKLASCGECGRASTQRCRVAETGAGSGSTSARAGAGGGSRASLSRTWTRDSWPR
- a CDS encoding sce7726 family protein yields the protein MRTVRDLDVRLALHETVLARHRDDPETIVIDEFGLNWGVVRVDVAVVNGTIHGYEIKSDSDTLDRLPVQAEMYGRVLDRVTLVAGRHLAAAERQVPDWWGLCEAIEVAPGQVRLRSVRRARSNRNLDLKAVAMLLWRDEALAILEEMGCAAGLRGKPRRALYGALVERLSSTQLRSRVRRALKRRGPAWRAGPPRT
- a CDS encoding beta family protein, translating into MEADQKFNMEFSEQHYVPVLKWKRGEARALKDLDPAVKAACTPLVEVVPVPTDPETGAAKKTLSKHLDDAIAEMKSSWGTAHPVFVDIRLLPPNQATGATLTGLFDRLRAAAILAIPVISTGATQDILQAAAGIHKKDRRGVCLREGLDAVMAPAFPVAVSKALLATGVTQKTADVVIDMQDVSANKTTVNAALAASAIGKVPNLKAWRTFTIVATAFPLNLSGIAPGVHTLPRAEWALWKALGSLPRRPTYGDYAVAHWDLQELDPRVILISASIRYTSDDEWVIFRGRNVKNYGFGQFTALSKLVVKHPAYCGSAFSAGDDYIAACASGTVGSGNHETWRRVATNHHITFVVDQLSKLALGASVPAAPASGAASN
- a CDS encoding YifB family Mg chelatase-like AAA ATPase, whose protein sequence is MNARLRGAALRRICAPDAAGRRLLDDAVARLGLSARAHDKVLRVARTIADLEGDEAVKAAHVAEAIQYRALDRPLL
- a CDS encoding ATP-binding protein, translating into MGGSSAPRPGEISLAHHGVLFLDELPEFRRHVLEAMRQPLEDGEVCIARAGRSVTYPSQVMLVAAMNPCPCGHHGDRTRACHCTAHELVTYRRRISGPLLDRIDLHVDVPAVPPALLSGGAPGVPSAEVRARVARARERQAARAGPAPRR
- a CDS encoding HNH endonuclease signature motif containing protein, with the protein product MTRTTVALVAALAAAPLLVPTAADAGTHVRGYYRKNGTYVAPHYRSSPGSGAVRSHPPRTYRRTPTPSYTPRDHHGKVKRSSSAKAAFRRSHPCPSTGRSLGACPGYEVDHVTPLACGGSDAASNMQWLTTRENRRKGAAGCRR
- a CDS encoding DNA methyltransferase, with protein sequence MRPGKLYYGDNLPMLREFVPDECVDLVYLDPPFNSNQDYNVLFKEHDLSSSVAQLRAFEDCWHWDQQAQETYEELTGPDSVNHGIPPAVSVLIEAFYKALPQRSDMAAYLVMMAPRLIELRRVLARSGSIYLHCDPTASHYLKLLMDAIFGPEQFRNEIIWKRTHSHGDPRRNFGAVTDTILFYTRSPEYQFHCQYRPFTAEYAAKRFSGKDEDGRVWQSVTLRSPKPRPNLHYAYHASNGVTYQPHRNGWSCDPERMRQYDTAGRLHFPTKRGGQLRLKMYLDESKGVKVQSLWDDIPPVNSQAAERLGYPTQKPLALLERIIATSSCPGDVVLDPFCGCGTAVEAAQRLGREWIGIDVTYLAIRVIRDRLASGFPGIQYELAGEPQDLESARDLAETDKYQFQWWAVHRIGAHPVGGVPGRREGRRGRDRGIDGMIKFRADGRVYEIVVSVKGGRTVTPANVRELHGTVQREKAAMGVLVTMQDPTQEMRVEAARAGMWKDPHTGRKYPRLQIVSASDIFAGRRVDYPGVEITETTPPAGGTLVLPGMALPAPPPRRGMLVTVPEHSSETATPLIREQAGRPSEEAIGQPLRTKGKR